The following is a genomic window from Devosia neptuniae.
GGTATATTGCTGGACGGCGATGTCCTTATAGGGATCGATAACGACGGCGCTGGGGGTTTCCTTGCGGTCGATCAATTCGTTGAAGGCGGCGATGCGGTCGCGGACCGGGGATTTGCGCAGCTTGGCGAGGTCTTTGCGCTTGGCGATGGAATAGAGGATTTTCTTGGGTAGCGGCAGCGCGTCGGGGAAGTGGCAGACCACCAGCGATTTGACATGGCCGAGCTGGACCAGCTGTTCGGCCTTTTCGAAAATCTGCTGCAGATCGAGGGTGATCAGCAGATCGGCGCCGGCATTGGCGGTGATGTGACTGAGTTCCTTGACGGTATAGAGCGGGTTGCAATTGACCACGATGCCGCCGGCCCGCAGCACGCCGTAATAGGCGATGGGGTAGAAGGGGGTATTGGGCAGCATGATGGCCACGCGGCTGCCCTTTTTGACTCCGAACTGGGTCTGCAGCGCGCCGGCAAAGGCGGTGATCTTGCGGGCCAGTTCGCCAAAACTGGTAGTGCCACCCATGAAATCGAGCGCCGTGGCGAGGGGGTTTTTGGCGCAGGCGGCCAGCACTTGTTCGTGCACCGGGCGGGTATCGATCTTGACGTCCCAGGCAATGCCATCGGGGTAGCTGGCGATCCAGGGGCGCATTGCCCGCTCGTTCCGCTGGTCCATCAATGTCCCTCCTCGTGCCGTTCGGCTTGGGCTTTGCCCTTATCACGCAGTATTCCATGGCTTTACGTTAGCGTCAAAGGGGTGACGGAGGATTTTGAACATAGGCCGCGACCTCGGCTTACGTGAACGTAATGTGTCGTTAGTTGACGTTTACGTAAAGAACGGTAAAGTGCGGCCTCAACACTGGGGATATGGTGCGCTATGGTTTGAGCGCGGCAGGCCCAGCAGGAAACCGGAGGACCGGGAAACGGTCTGACGTTTTGGGAGGAGGCCGCCGTGACACTTGCGCTTTTCGTGATCAGCCTCATTATTTTTGGCGTGCTGGCCTGGCGGGAAAGCCCGCTCTGGCATTGGGGCGTGGCGGTGCTGGTGATCGGGCTGCTGAGCCGGCTCGATGTGGGCGGCAGCGGGCTGTCGCTCGATGGCGGGTTTGGCGGCCTGTTGCTGGCGCTGGTGCCGGGCGCGGTGTTGTTGCTGCTCAGCGTTGAGGCCATTCGCAAGCCGGTGCTAACGCGGCCGGTCTATGGGGCGGTCAAATCGATTTTGCCGAAGGTCAGCAAGACCGAGCAGGATGCGCTGGATGCCGGCACAATCGGCTGGGATGCGGAATTGTTTTCCGGCAAGCCGGACTGGAGCAAGCTGACCGATATTCGGCCGCTGACGCTAACGGCGGAGGAGCAGGCCTTTATCGACGGGCCGACCAATGAGGTCTGTGCCATGATCGACGATTGGGACACGCGCAACAATCGCGCTGATCTGTCGCCCGAGGTCTGGCAGTTCCTCAAGGACAAGGGGTTCCTCGGCATGCTGATTGCCAAGGAATATGGCGGGCTGGGCTTTGGCGCGCAGGCGCAGTCGATGATCGTTTCCAAGATTTCGAGCCGGTCGGTGGCGGCGGGGATCACTGTCATGGTGCCCAATTCGCTCGGGCCGGGCGAGTTGCTAGAAAAATACGGCACGCAGAGCCAGAAGGACAAATATCTCGGACGGCTGGCCAAGGGTCTTGAAGTGCCGTGCTTTGCGCTGACCGGCGTGCATTCGGGGTCGGATGCCGGTGGCATGCGCGATATCGGCATTGTCACCAAGGGGACCTATCAGGGCGCCGAAGTGTTGGGCATCAGGCTGAGTTGGGACAAGCGCTACATTACGCTGGCGCCGATCGCCACGCTGGTGGGCCTGGCCTTCATCCTCAAGGACCCGGATAATCTGCTGGGCAAGGGCGAAGAGATCGGTATCACGCTGGCGCTGGTGCCGCGCGATCACCCGGGTGTTGAAATCGGGCGGCGGCATTTTCCGGCGCGGCAGGCTTTCATGAATGGGCCGACGCGCGGTACGGATGTGTTCATTCCCATGGAGTTTTTGATCGGTGGCGTGGACCGGGCCGGGCAGGGCTGGCGCATGCTGATGGAGTGTCTCTCCACTGGGCGGGCGATTTCGCTGCCGGCGATTGGGACGACCTCGATCAAGCAGGCTTTGCGGGTGAGTTCGGCCTATGCGCGCATCCGGCGGCAGTTCGGCATTCCGGTGGGGATTATGGAGGGCGTGGCCGAACCGCTCGGGGAAATGGTCAAGCGTGCCTATACCTATGAAGCGAGCCGGCGGCTGACGGCTTCCATGGTGGATGAGGGGCAACGGCCGGCGGTGATTTCGGCGCTGCTCAAATATCGCACCACGGAGGCCATGCGCGAGAGCGTGGATGATGCCTTCGATATTCATGGTGGGCGGGCCATTCAGGACGGGCCGGGCAATTACCTGTTCGGTGGCTATATGGCGACGCCGGTGGCCATCACGGTGGAGGGCGCCAATATATTGACGCGCACGCTGATGACCTTTGCGCAGGGCGTGCTGCGGGCGCATCCCTTCCTTTATAAGGAAATTGCGGCGGCGCAGAATCCCGACAAGGCGGCCGGGCTCGACCAGTTCGATCTGGCCTTTGGCGGGCATACCAAATTCATGCTGCGCAATATTGCGGCCAGTTTCGTGCATGGGGTGAGCAATGGAGCTTTTGCCTCGGCGCCCGCGCAGTCGGAAATGGGGCATTGGTATTGCAAGCTGCATCGCTACAGCCAGGATTTTGCCCTCGTGGCCGATTGGACCACGGTGGTGCTCGGCGGGGCGCTCAAGCGCAAGCAGAAGATTTCCGGGCGGATGGCCGATATTCTGGGCGAGCTCTATCTGATGTCGGCCGTGCTGAAGCGGTTTGAGGAAGAGGGGCGCTTGGTCGAGGATCGCGAGCTGGTCGATGCGATTCTGGCGGACCGGATCGCGGCGATGGAGCGGACCTTTGGCGAGGTATTTGCCAATTTCCCCAATGGGCTGCTGGCCAATGCTATGCGGTTCCTGTGCTTCCCGCTGGGACGGCATGCGAGACCCGCCAGTGACCGGGTAAATTACCGCTTCGTGCGGGCCGTGCTGCGGCCGGGGGCGTTTCGTGACCGGCTGACCACAGGCGTGTTCGTATCGATGGACCCCAATGATGTAACCGGCGTTCTGGAAGACGGGTTGCTCAAGGTGACCGAGGCCGAGGAGATCGAGGCGCGGTTCGTCAAGGCGGCGCGCAAGGGCGTGATCGAGCGGCGGCTGGATCGCGATGCGATTGCCGATGCCGTGGCGGCCGGGGTGCTCAATGAGAATGAAGCGGGGATCATGCGGGCGGCGGATGAGGCGACCGACCGGGTGGTGAAGGTGGATGATTTTGCGGCCGATGAACTGGCGGCGGAGCATAAGCGGGCGGCCGAGTAAGCCGGCGGAATATGGCGACAAGCCAAACGATTTGAGGAGGCAAGATGATTGCGCTGCAGGAGACGGTGACCAAGCATTGGAGCTTTCACACCGATGTGGAAAGGCTGGGCTGGCTGACGATCAACACGCAGGGGGCGGGGGTCAATACGCTCAGCCGCGAGGCGATCATGGAGCTCGAAACGCTGGTGGCGCGGATCGAGGACCTGGCGAGCTCGGGCGAAGTAATCGGGGTGATCCTGCTCAGCGGCAAGGATAGCGGGTTCATTGCCGGGGCCGATGTCAGCGAATTCGATGCGATGAGCGATTTTTCGGTGCTCCCGGAGGCGCTGAAGCGCACGCATGCGCTGTTTACGCGGATCGAAAAGCTCAAAGTGCCGGTGGTGGCGGGGATACACGGCTTTTGCCTTGGCGGCGGGCTGGAGCTGGCGCTGGCGTGTCACTATCGCATCGCGGTCAATGACGAGAAGACGCGGATCGGGTTTCCGGAAGTGAATCTGGGGATTTTTCCCGGCTTTGGTGGCACGGGGCGCTCGATAAGGCAGGCGGGGCCGGTCGATGCCATGCAGATCATGCTGACGGGCAAGATGCTGAAAGCCGGTGCGGCGCGGGGCTTGAACCTGGTCGATAAACTCGTGCGGCATCGCGACATGCTGGCCTGGGAGGGGCGCAAGGCGGTGTTGCAGAAGCGCAAGAGCGTCGCCGCGGCGCCGGTCAAGCGCTTGATGGCGATGGGGCCGATCCGCGGCTATGTGGCGAGCAAGATGCGCGAGCAGGCGAGCAAGAAGGCGAACAAGGCGCATTATCCCGCCCCGTTTGCGCTGATCGACCTGTTCGAGGCGCATGGCAATGATTGGCAGGCGATGAGCCGGGGGGAGATCGACGCTTTCGTGCCGCTGATGGGCACGGAGACCGCGACCAATCTGCGCCGGGTGTTTTTTGCCTCCGAGAGCCTCAAGAAACAGGGCGCTAAGGGCGCCAAGTTCGCGCGGGTGCATGTGATCGGGGCGGGGGTGATGGGCGGCGATATTGCGGCCTGGTGCGCCCTGCGCGGCATGGCAGTGACGCTGCAGGATATCGAGATGGAGCGCATCAAGCCGGCGCTGGAGCGAGGCAAGGCGCTGTTCAAGAAGCGCCTCAAGAGCAAGCGCGAGGTCGATACGGCCATGCTGCGGCTTGAAGCGGACCCCAAAGGCAAGGGCGTGGCGCGGGCCGATGTGATCATCGAGGCGGTGGTGGAAAAGCTTGAGGTCAAGCAGGCGATTTT
Proteins encoded in this region:
- a CDS encoding acyl-CoA dehydrogenase, whose product is MTLALFVISLIIFGVLAWRESPLWHWGVAVLVIGLLSRLDVGGSGLSLDGGFGGLLLALVPGAVLLLLSVEAIRKPVLTRPVYGAVKSILPKVSKTEQDALDAGTIGWDAELFSGKPDWSKLTDIRPLTLTAEEQAFIDGPTNEVCAMIDDWDTRNNRADLSPEVWQFLKDKGFLGMLIAKEYGGLGFGAQAQSMIVSKISSRSVAAGITVMVPNSLGPGELLEKYGTQSQKDKYLGRLAKGLEVPCFALTGVHSGSDAGGMRDIGIVTKGTYQGAEVLGIRLSWDKRYITLAPIATLVGLAFILKDPDNLLGKGEEIGITLALVPRDHPGVEIGRRHFPARQAFMNGPTRGTDVFIPMEFLIGGVDRAGQGWRMLMECLSTGRAISLPAIGTTSIKQALRVSSAYARIRRQFGIPVGIMEGVAEPLGEMVKRAYTYEASRRLTASMVDEGQRPAVISALLKYRTTEAMRESVDDAFDIHGGRAIQDGPGNYLFGGYMATPVAITVEGANILTRTLMTFAQGVLRAHPFLYKEIAAAQNPDKAAGLDQFDLAFGGHTKFMLRNIAASFVHGVSNGAFASAPAQSEMGHWYCKLHRYSQDFALVADWTTVVLGGALKRKQKISGRMADILGELYLMSAVLKRFEEEGRLVEDRELVDAILADRIAAMERTFGEVFANFPNGLLANAMRFLCFPLGRHARPASDRVNYRFVRAVLRPGAFRDRLTTGVFVSMDPNDVTGVLEDGLLKVTEAEEIEARFVKAARKGVIERRLDRDAIADAVAAGVLNENEAGIMRAADEATDRVVKVDDFAADELAAEHKRAAE
- a CDS encoding 3-hydroxyacyl-CoA dehydrogenase NAD-binding domain-containing protein, producing the protein MIALQETVTKHWSFHTDVERLGWLTINTQGAGVNTLSREAIMELETLVARIEDLASSGEVIGVILLSGKDSGFIAGADVSEFDAMSDFSVLPEALKRTHALFTRIEKLKVPVVAGIHGFCLGGGLELALACHYRIAVNDEKTRIGFPEVNLGIFPGFGGTGRSIRQAGPVDAMQIMLTGKMLKAGAARGLNLVDKLVRHRDMLAWEGRKAVLQKRKSVAAAPVKRLMAMGPIRGYVASKMREQASKKANKAHYPAPFALIDLFEAHGNDWQAMSRGEIDAFVPLMGTETATNLRRVFFASESLKKQGAKGAKFARVHVIGAGVMGGDIAAWCALRGMAVTLQDIEMERIKPALERGKALFKKRLKSKREVDTAMLRLEADPKGKGVARADVIIEAVVEKLEVKQAIFSGIEDQLKPGAILATNTSSIELERIAEGLKDPARLIGLHFFNPVAQLPLVEVIRSTFNSDAEIGKGAGFALAIGKSPVVVKSAPGFLVNRVLMPYMLGAVKRVEAGESKELLDAAAVAFGMPMGPIELMDTVGLDVGQSVARELGQAVPAESKFAGLVSAGKLGRKTGEGFYKWVDGKAQKGETPPHADLAGLGRELVQPLVDTTEVVVAEGVVANAGLADIGVILGTGFAPFLGGPLKARADGRA